The Helicobacter ganmani genome includes a window with the following:
- the rpsO gene encoding 30S ribosomal protein S15, which produces MAQDSAKKREITSTFARNPKDTGSTEVQIALLSDRIKTLTQHLKVNPKDHSSRLGLRKLVSQRKGLLTYLRRKNFKSYANVIEKLGLKDRG; this is translated from the coding sequence ATGGCTCAAGATTCGGCGAAAAAGAGAGAAATTACTTCTACTTTTGCTAGAAATCCCAAAGATACAGGTTCTACAGAGGTGCAAATTGCTTTACTTAGTGATAGGATTAAAACACTTACACAACATTTAAAGGTAAATCCAAAAGATCATTCTAGTCGTTTAGGACTTAGAAAGCTTGTTTCTCAAAGAAAAGGCTTACTTACTTATTTGCGTCGCAAAAATTTCAAAAGCTATGCAAATGTGATTGAAAAATTAGGATTAAAAGACAGAGGTTAA
- a CDS encoding Crp/Fnr family transcriptional regulator: MNAIFKELMESWEVSLADQNIYLQSAYTKSFPKNYRILKGEQCRGLVLILDGALRTFIVSPNGKEINLFVLKNSEFCILSATCILKNIHFDVCLEFIQTSNVLILPSKIFDELSLKYPIAKQFQTELIGERLSRVVSSLSSLAFESLEDRVLNFLRSVLRREDSKDFKTLYITHEEIANALGSAREAVSRVLKELEKQGKLKTRRGIIELF; encoded by the coding sequence TTGAATGCAATCTTTAAAGAATTAATGGAATCTTGGGAAGTTTCTCTAGCAGACCAAAACATTTATTTGCAGAGTGCTTACACTAAAAGTTTCCCTAAAAATTATAGAATTTTAAAAGGCGAGCAATGTCGCGGACTTGTTTTGATATTAGATGGTGCTTTGCGGACATTTATCGTTTCTCCAAATGGCAAGGAAATCAATCTTTTTGTTCTAAAAAATAGTGAATTTTGTATTCTTTCTGCTACTTGCATTTTAAAAAATATTCATTTTGATGTTTGTTTGGAGTTCATTCAAACTTCCAATGTGTTGATTTTACCTAGCAAGATTTTTGACGAATTAAGTCTTAAGTATCCCATTGCTAAACAATTTCAGACAGAACTTATTGGAGAACGTTTAAGTCGCGTTGTGTCATCTTTGAGCTCTCTTGCTTTTGAATCTTTGGAGGATAGGGTTTTGAATTTTTTGCGTTCTGTTTTGCGCCGTGAGGATTCAAAGGACTTTAAAACGCTTTATATCACACACGAAGAGATTGCCAATGCGTTAGGAAGTGCGCGTGAGGCAGTCTCAAGAGTGTTAAAGGAGCTAGAAAAGCAGGGCAAACTCAAAACAAGGCGAGGAATCATTGAGCTATTTTGA